In a genomic window of Prosthecochloris marina:
- the rplI gene encoding 50S ribosomal protein L9, with protein MKVILKKDIVTLGDAGEVVEVKNGYANNYLIPQGIALRATEGALRALDTERKQQAKKIEQQRIAAREIADRLQQLSLKVSAKAGESGKLFGTVTSGDIAEALKNEGVSVDRRKISLEAPIKALGNYEVGVKLFMDVSATLKVTVEAEG; from the coding sequence GTGAAAGTTATTTTAAAAAAAGATATTGTAACGCTTGGTGACGCCGGTGAAGTCGTGGAGGTGAAAAACGGCTATGCCAACAATTATCTTATTCCGCAGGGGATAGCGCTCAGAGCTACCGAAGGCGCTCTCAGGGCGCTTGATACAGAAAGAAAACAGCAGGCTAAAAAAATCGAACAGCAGAGAATCGCTGCACGTGAGATAGCGGATAGATTGCAGCAGTTGAGTCTGAAGGTGTCTGCTAAAGCCGGAGAGTCCGGGAAACTTTTCGGTACGGTTACTTCAGGGGATATTGCTGAGGCGCTGAAGAACGAAGGGGTTAGTGTCGACCGCAGAAAGATAAGCCTTGAGGCCCCGATTAAAGCGTTGGGGAATTACGAGGTTGGGGTAAAGCTTTTCATGGATGTTTCCGCAACGCTTAAGGTTACCGTAGAGGCTGAAGGATAA
- the rpsR gene encoding 30S ribosomal protein S18 — protein sequence MKQRRTNTSMSKSIGNALASKKKVSKNQVVFFDYRDERKLKRFINDQGKIIPRRITGLSAKEQNLLTHSVKWARFLSIIPYVADEYK from the coding sequence TACATCGATGAGCAAGTCGATAGGTAATGCGCTTGCCTCCAAGAAAAAAGTATCAAAGAATCAGGTTGTTTTTTTTGACTACCGGGATGAAAGAAAACTGAAACGCTTCATCAACGATCAGGGAAAGATTATTCCGCGTCGCATTACAGGATTATCCGCAAAAGAGCAGAACCTTCTCACCCATTCGGTTAAATGGGCAAGGTTTCTTTCTATTATTCCCTATGTTGCGGACGAGTACAAATAA